A window of the Campylobacter massiliensis genome harbors these coding sequences:
- a CDS encoding chemotaxis protein, with protein MGESVNNLLQKSDELIVNMVKEAGELVKNFIEMSKNDPRFKDYYRDFTGVGVQIFKIHEKLHVDFTELKECEGIKALKEYKG; from the coding sequence ATGGGTGAAAGCGTAAATAATTTACTACAAAAAAGCGATGAGCTGATAGTAAATATGGTAAAAGAGGCGGGCGAGCTGGTTAAAAATTTTATCGAGATGTCAAAAAATGATCCAAGATTTAAGGATTATTACCGCGATTTTACCGGCGTCGGAGTGCAAATTTTTAAAATCCACGAAAAACTGCATGTCGATTTTACGGAACTAAAAGAGTGCGAAGGGATAAAGGCGCTAAAAGAGTATAAAGGATAA
- a CDS encoding ABC-F family ATP-binding cassette domain-containing protein yields the protein MLEVKNLLMRFNAQLLFEDVNLKLTRGNRYGLIGANGAGKSTFLKILAGEIEANSGEIVIENGLKVGVLGQDQFAFENFSVKDAVLYGNKRLYDAVKEKEKLYMSEEFTDAVNDRLAQLEMISAEEDPSYEYEVRIEKILSSLGFSDFEKPMSEVENSDKFKVLLAQVLFPKPDILFLDEPTNNLDINSIKWLENELNRHEGTMVLISHDRHFLNAVCTHILDVDFKKIRQFAGNYDDWYIASTLVAKQHEMERDKKLKEKEELEKFIARFSANASKARQATSRQKQLNKLDIEEIKVSSRRDPSILFRTKRDIGNEILEVRGISKTYDKVLFENFSFKLEKNDKVAIIGANGVGKSTLAKIIIGEVAPDSGDVHVGATIEPSYFAQDTTNKITGELKLYEWLQDENNKDLNEIRKCLGRMLFSGAEQEKSVGSLSGGEKHRLMLSRLMLERGNLLVLDEPNNHLDLEAIIALGEALYKFGGNVICVSHDRELIDAFANRIIHLKGNGEVVDFKGTFEEYAAMNEGATA from the coding sequence ATGCTTGAAGTCAAAAATTTATTGATGAGATTTAACGCACAGCTGCTATTTGAGGACGTAAATTTAAAACTCACTCGTGGCAATCGTTACGGACTCATCGGCGCAAATGGCGCGGGAAAATCGACGTTTCTAAAAATCCTTGCAGGCGAGATCGAAGCAAACAGCGGCGAGATCGTCATCGAAAACGGGCTAAAAGTAGGCGTGCTAGGGCAAGATCAGTTCGCGTTTGAAAACTTTAGCGTCAAGGACGCCGTGCTATACGGCAACAAACGCCTCTACGACGCAGTAAAAGAAAAAGAGAAACTCTACATGAGCGAGGAGTTTACCGACGCCGTAAACGACCGCTTAGCGCAGCTTGAGATGATAAGCGCCGAGGAGGATCCTAGCTACGAGTACGAGGTTAGGATCGAGAAAATCCTAAGTTCGCTTGGCTTTAGCGACTTTGAAAAGCCGATGAGCGAGGTCGAAAACTCGGATAAATTTAAAGTCCTACTCGCTCAAGTGCTATTTCCAAAGCCGGACATTCTTTTCCTCGACGAGCCCACGAACAACCTTGATATCAATAGCATAAAGTGGCTAGAAAACGAGCTAAACCGCCACGAGGGCACGATGGTGCTAATCAGCCACGACCGCCACTTCTTAAACGCGGTTTGTACGCACATCCTAGACGTGGATTTTAAGAAAATCAGGCAGTTTGCGGGCAACTACGACGACTGGTACATTGCCTCGACGCTGGTTGCCAAACAGCACGAGATGGAACGCGACAAAAAGCTAAAAGAAAAAGAGGAGCTGGAGAAATTTATCGCGCGATTTTCCGCAAACGCGAGTAAGGCCCGCCAAGCCACGAGCCGCCAAAAGCAGCTAAATAAACTCGACATCGAGGAGATCAAGGTATCAAGCAGACGCGATCCTAGCATACTTTTCCGCACCAAGCGCGACATCGGTAACGAGATCCTAGAGGTGCGCGGCATCAGCAAAACATACGACAAGGTTTTGTTTGAAAATTTTAGCTTCAAGCTCGAAAAGAACGACAAAGTCGCTATCATCGGCGCAAACGGCGTAGGCAAAAGCACGCTAGCTAAAATCATCATCGGCGAGGTGGCTCCAGATAGCGGCGACGTGCACGTGGGCGCGACGATAGAGCCTAGCTACTTCGCGCAGGACACGACAAACAAAATCACCGGCGAACTCAAACTCTACGAGTGGCTGCAAGACGAAAACAATAAGGACCTAAACGAGATCCGCAAGTGTCTGGGCAGGATGCTATTTAGCGGCGCCGAACAGGAAAAATCGGTCGGTAGCCTAAGCGGCGGCGAGAAACACCGCCTGATGCTAAGCCGCCTGATGCTAGAGCGCGGCAATCTGCTCGTACTAGACGAGCCAAACAACCACCTCGACCTCGAAGCCATCATCGCCCTAGGCGAAGCGCTGTATAAATTCGGCGGCAACGTCATCTGCGTGAGCCACGACAGAGAACTCATCGACGCCTTCGCTAACCGCATCATCCACCTAAAAGGAAACGGCGAGGTCGTCGATTTTAAGGGCACTTTTGAAGAATACGCCGCGATGAACGAGGGGGCGACGGCTTAA
- a CDS encoding GGDEF domain-containing protein, whose translation MAETARKILRKNSHDERECEKNGSRFKELKALVQMAKFEQSAEEKALAAIALPLLRFFTCLQIFLLFFAIYARVPAPFLAAYIFLATVSVYVMLCHDDDPGFAANFIHLTVVCHGFLGVFLYGWGWGNENFFIWGIATSYLIFIGKNRTVLGIIIAEAVAYAVLYILRDKFGIVNLGASGSIMFVVTFAAIFVSFARRTNTLNSVYAKSINEVASQNDKLESASKFDFLTGLDNRRYAHEQFDEIAEYFPDQKVLVALGDIDDFKVINDTFGHDVGDETIKQIAQILRENSRGEKDILCRWGGEEFLLVALVHDDVSAQEMVKRVLKNVNTLTSPYGKKIGITFGAAVFENARAMSLTEMTIVADKLLYEGKRSGKNCVKFKGCGDAA comes from the coding sequence ATGGCCGAAACGGCGCGAAAAATCTTGCGAAAAAATTCGCATGACGAGAGAGAGTGCGAAAAAAACGGTAGCAGATTTAAAGAGCTAAAAGCTCTGGTACAGATGGCAAAATTTGAGCAAAGCGCTGAGGAAAAGGCGCTTGCAGCGATTGCTCTTCCGCTACTTAGATTTTTTACTTGCTTGCAGATTTTTTTACTATTTTTCGCTATTTATGCGCGCGTGCCGGCGCCGTTTTTGGCTGCTTATATTTTTTTAGCGACGGTTAGCGTTTACGTAATGCTTTGTCACGATGACGATCCGGGCTTTGCGGCAAATTTTATTCATCTCACGGTCGTATGTCACGGATTTTTGGGCGTATTTTTATACGGTTGGGGCTGGGGCAACGAAAATTTCTTTATTTGGGGTATCGCGACTAGCTATTTGATTTTTATCGGCAAAAACCGCACCGTGCTTGGCATCATCATCGCTGAAGCCGTAGCTTACGCTGTTTTGTATATATTGAGGGATAAATTCGGTATCGTGAATTTAGGCGCTAGCGGAAGTATTATGTTCGTGGTGACGTTTGCGGCGATATTCGTATCGTTTGCTCGCCGTACGAACACGCTAAACTCGGTTTACGCAAAGAGTATAAACGAGGTCGCCTCGCAAAACGATAAGCTTGAGTCCGCATCCAAATTTGATTTCTTAACGGGCCTTGATAATCGCCGTTATGCGCATGAGCAGTTTGATGAGATAGCGGAGTATTTCCCGGATCAAAAGGTGCTGGTTGCGCTTGGCGATATAGACGATTTTAAGGTGATAAACGACACGTTTGGGCACGACGTCGGAGACGAGACGATAAAGCAGATCGCGCAAATTTTACGCGAAAACTCGCGCGGCGAAAAAGACATCCTGTGTCGCTGGGGCGGTGAGGAGTTTTTACTCGTAGCTTTAGTACACGACGATGTTTCGGCCCAAGAGATGGTAAAAAGAGTTCTCAAAAATGTAAATACTCTCACTTCTCCATACGGCAAAAAAATAGGCATAACATTTGGCGCTGCGGTGTTTGAAAACGCGCGCGCGATGAGTCTAACCGAAATGACAATCGTTGCGGATAAGCTTTTATACGAGGGTAAAAGGAGCGGTAAAAACTGCGTCAAATTTAAGGGATGCGGCGATGCTGCTTAA
- a CDS encoding GGDEF domain-containing protein → MLLNLFARYGFYVKLRAMFAAFGLIHAIYLALFIYIDQLLLACLNVISVALYAVCVYMARDLKTAAIAVAAVRIEIFAHAFICTLVLGWDYGFQNIILALMSIVFFSSLATKGVNNFFAYAKGAAYLFLYFYAKTPPQLAGTQAECFYILNFIVVAAFIIVLVVDFSRTFSAKLRQEMLERQERLSELANKDPLTGLLNRNAFYEFAVPRMQFLSCDASIVLCDIDDFKKLNDAHGHAFGDEALKIIAHAIKSSLREGDLVYRWGGEEFLIFLSDINLENSEHTFERIRRKIAETELEFEGKSAKTSATFGLVNFNVKAVKDVETVIKQADKLLYKGKNSGKNKVVAQAFGGDCL, encoded by the coding sequence ATGCTGCTTAACCTTTTTGCGAGGTACGGCTTTTACGTCAAGCTTCGTGCTATGTTTGCGGCGTTTGGGCTTATTCACGCGATATATCTGGCGCTTTTTATCTACATAGATCAGCTTTTACTAGCGTGCCTAAACGTCATTAGCGTTGCTCTTTATGCCGTTTGCGTATATATGGCAAGGGATCTAAAGACGGCTGCCATAGCCGTAGCGGCGGTTAGGATCGAGATATTTGCTCACGCTTTTATCTGCACGCTCGTTCTTGGCTGGGATTACGGGTTTCAAAATATCATCTTAGCCCTCATGTCTATCGTGTTTTTCTCGAGCCTAGCTACAAAGGGCGTGAATAACTTTTTTGCGTACGCCAAAGGCGCGGCTTACCTGTTTTTGTATTTTTACGCGAAGACTCCGCCGCAGCTTGCCGGAACGCAGGCAGAGTGCTTTTATATTTTAAATTTCATCGTCGTAGCGGCGTTTATTATCGTTTTGGTCGTGGATTTTTCTAGGACTTTTAGCGCAAAACTGCGCCAGGAGATGCTCGAGCGCCAAGAGAGGCTAAGCGAACTAGCCAACAAAGACCCGCTCACCGGCCTTCTAAACAGAAACGCATTTTACGAATTTGCCGTGCCGCGCATGCAGTTTTTGAGCTGCGATGCCAGCATCGTGCTGTGCGACATCGACGACTTTAAAAAACTAAACGACGCCCACGGACACGCCTTTGGCGACGAGGCGCTAAAGATCATCGCACACGCGATAAAAAGCAGTCTGCGCGAGGGCGATCTGGTGTATCGCTGGGGCGGCGAGGAGTTTTTGATATTTTTATCGGATATAAATCTCGAAAACTCGGAACATACCTTTGAGCGTATCAGGCGCAAGATCGCCGAGACGGAGCTAGAGTTTGAAGGCAAGAGCGCTAAGACGTCCGCGACCTTTGGGCTAGTTAACTTTAACGTCAAAGCCGTAAAAGACGTGGAAACTGTGATAAAACAAGCCGATAAGCTACTCTACAAAGGCAAAAATAGCGGCAAAAATAAGGTCGTCGCTCAGGCTTTCGGTGGGGATTGTCTTTAA
- a CDS encoding radical SAM protein, whose protein sequence is MCIAKIRAKNILSRSKIGSGGYAINPYIGCPHGCIYCYAEFMRGVTGHEEAWGEFLDVKDFDATGLVKFAGLRGGERVFMSSVTDCYNPYEARFGATRKVLEAVAGSDINLQILTKSSLVTRDIDLLQTMPNVRAGVSLSVIDENLRHTLEPRASSVAARIAAIKKLRAAGVKTYIFVAPIFPQITPVFDIISRYGDAADEIWFDRLNLYPNFRDKILSFIGRNFPALLPLYKQIYLFGEDGYFERLADEIGLAAREKFGSQSGERVRIFFERRKSGADKFERRK, encoded by the coding sequence ATGTGCATCGCAAAAATCCGCGCCAAAAATATCCTCTCGCGCTCCAAAATCGGCAGCGGAGGCTACGCGATCAACCCGTACATAGGCTGCCCGCACGGCTGCATTTACTGCTACGCCGAGTTTATGCGCGGCGTCACCGGGCACGAGGAGGCGTGGGGCGAGTTTTTGGACGTGAAGGATTTTGACGCGACGGGCTTAGTTAAATTTGCGGGCTTGCGCGGCGGCGAGCGCGTATTTATGAGCTCGGTTACGGACTGCTATAACCCGTACGAGGCGCGCTTTGGTGCTACGCGCAAAGTCCTTGAGGCGGTTGCGGGCTCGGATATAAACCTGCAAATTTTAACCAAATCAAGCCTCGTGACGCGCGATATAGACCTGCTGCAAACCATGCCTAACGTCCGAGCGGGCGTGAGTTTGAGCGTGATAGACGAAAACCTACGCCACACGCTGGAGCCTCGCGCAAGCTCCGTAGCAGCAAGGATCGCAGCGATAAAAAAGCTGCGCGCCGCGGGAGTAAAAACTTATATCTTCGTCGCGCCGATTTTTCCGCAGATCACGCCAGTTTTTGATATCATATCCCGCTACGGCGACGCGGCGGATGAAATTTGGTTTGATAGGCTAAATCTCTATCCGAATTTTCGCGATAAAATTTTATCCTTCATCGGGCGAAATTTCCCCGCGCTTTTGCCGCTTTATAAGCAAATTTATCTTTTCGGCGAGGACGGCTATTTTGAGCGGTTAGCGGATGAGATCGGGCTTGCTGCGCGGGAGAAATTCGGAAGCCAGAGCGGCGAGAGGGTTAGGATATTTTTTGAGCGGAGAAAATCCGGCGCAGATAAATTTGAAAGGCGAAAATGA